Genomic segment of Myxococcus stipitatus:
TCCTTGCGCCGGGCCTCCAGGGCCTCGCGCTTGGAGGACTCGCCGATGGTGGCCAGGAAGCGGTGGATCTCCTCCTCCGTCAGCCCCACGCCGTCGTCGCTGAAGACAAGGGTGGGTGGACCTCCATCCTGTTTCTCCACCAGCTCCAGCCGGACGGTGCCGGTGTGGCCGGGCTCCAGGTGCTGCCGCGCACGGATGGCGTCGGTGGCGTTCTGGAGCAGCTCTCGGAGGTAGACACCCGGGGAGCTGTAGAGGTGATGGGAAAGGAGGTCGATGACCCCGCGGAGGCTGACTTGGAATCGGTGGTCCACGGCTGTCGCGACGTTAGCCCACGGAAAGGCCGGGGCGGAGCAGGAACCTGGCACTTTCGAGATTGCGGCGGCGGGCTCGCCAGGGCATTTGTCGGCTCTGGGGCAGGCGAGGTGCGCGGGCCCTTGAATGGCCGCCCGGACAGTGCCAAGCGGCGGCCCGGCCGAGGGAATGCCCCCAGAGGGCCCTCCGGCACAGTCACACCCAGGTCGTTCGACCCGAGAGAGGACAACCATGCGAAACGAGCTCATGGCAGTCGCGGTGGGGGCATTGGTGGCGTTCACGGGAGTGGCGCGCGCGCAGGGCGCTCCGGCGGCCCCGGCGGCGAAGAAGGCCGATGCGGGGAAGCCCGCCGCCACCCAGGGCAAGACGGAGGCGACGTGGTGGGGTCACGCGGCCTTCGTGGTGCGCACGCCGGGCGGGGCGGTGATTGCCATCGACCCGTGGCTGAGCAACCCCAAGGCGCCCAAGGACGTGCCGCAGCCGGAGGCGCTGGACGCCATCCTGGTGACGCATGGCCACTTCGACCATGTCGGGGAGACGAAGGAGCTGGCGCAGAAGACGGGCGCGAAGGTGTTCGGCTCCTTCGAGCTGGTGAACCTGCTGGGCCTGCCGGAGGCGCAGGGCGTGGGGGCGAACCCCGGCGGCACGTTCAAGGTGAAGGACGCGACCATCCACCTGGTGGAGGCGGTGCACTCCAGCAGCTACCAGACCGACCCGAAGCAGGCCCCGCAGTACGCCGGGGCGCCCATGGGCTACGTGGTGGAGATCGAGAAGGGCCCCACGCTGTATCACGCGGGTGACACGGGCGCGTTCGATTCCATGTCCCTCATCGCCACCCAGTTCAAGCCCACCGTGGCGATGCTGCCCATCGGCGGGCACTTCACCATGGGGCCCGCGGAGGCGGCGCAGGCGGCGCGGATGCTGAAGGTGCAGACGGTGGTGCCCATGCACTACGGCACCTTCCCGTTGCTCCAGGGCACGCCCGAGGAGCTGCGTGGCGCGCTGAAGAAGGTGCGCGGCTCGGCGAAGGTGGTGGACCTGGTGCCGGGGAAGGCCACGGCGCTGTAGTCGCCAACCCGGGCGACTCTGTCCGGCGCGGTACTCTTCCGGACTCGTAGAAGTCCCGGTTCTCAAGCCGCTGACTCCGGGCCGTCAATCCCGGGGTGGGCGGGTGGAAACCCGAGGGCGGGTGGGTTACATCCGCCGGACTGCCACGCGCGGATGACGGTGGGTCCGGGGGTGTTCTGGTGTTGGATTTCAGCAAGGCGGGGTGGCTCGCTCCGCTCCTCAACGAGGCGGTCGCGGCCCACATGGGCGCGCCCGCTCCGGAGGAGACCGCCTTGCGACTGGGCACCGGGCGTGCTCGGGCGCGGGCGTATCTGCGCCGCACCTTGCGCGCCAGCGGGTTGCTCTACGGCACTCCGGCGGACCCTCCCTCGGTCGTGGACGCGGGCCTGGACCTGGAGCTCCAGGCCCGGGCGCAGGAGGAGCGGCTGTTCCACGCGGTGGTCCGCACGCTGGCCGTGATGGCGCTGGAGCTGGCGCGGCAGGTGGGCGCGCCGGAGAGCGCTCGGGTGGAGCAGCTGCTGGTCCTCTTCGCCGTGCTGTCCGGAGAGCTGGAGCTGGCCGAGTCGCTGGCGGAGCGGCTCTCCGCCGGCAAGCCCGTGACGAAGCGGCAGGTGGGGAAGGTGGAGGCGGCGCTGCGCAGGCGCGAGCCGACGCTGGCGGGAGACCCCGTCTACGGGCTGGTGCTGCACAACGGCGCGCAGTATGCGGACGCGCAGCTGTTCTGCCGGCAGGCCATCGACTACTTCGCGAGCGGGCGGTTGCTCCGGGAGCAGGCGCGGCGGCGGCTGCACTTCGCGGCGAAGCAGAAGGCGCTGCTGGTGGACGTGCTGACGGGCCTTGCGTGTGTGGACCGGCAGCCTGGGACGCCCGCGCGGCGGGCCATCCTCAAGCAGGTGGAGGACCTGCGGCTGCCGGCGGAGATTGCGTCGGAGCTGAAGGCGGCGGTGAAGCAGTCCTTCGAGCGGCGGCGCTCGGTGCGGGACGTGGTGCGCCAGGTGCGCAGCGTGGACCTGCGGCACTTCCTCTTGGAGCAGACGCTGCTGGCGGCGCTGGTGGATGGGCGGCGCACGCGGCGGGAGCGCGCGTTCATCGACGAGCTGGCGGACGCGCTGCACGTGCCGAAGGAGGAGCTGCGCCGGCTCGAGCTGGAGATGGCCGAGTTCTACGCGCGCCATCGCTCCGTCGTGGATGTGTTCACGGTGCGGGACGCGGCCAGCGCCATGGGTGACGACATGGTGGCGGGCATGCAGGAGGCGCTGGAGAAGAACTTCTACCGGCTGATGCAGGAGGTCCGCGAGACGGGGGACCTGGCGGTGCTGCTCACGAAGCTGGCCCGGCGACAGACGCTCACCGGGGATGAGCGGCGGCGCATGCGTGCGCAGCTCATCGACGTGGCCAAGGCGATTCCCGCGCTCGCCATCTTCGCGGCGCCGGGTGGCTTCCTGCTCCTGGCGGCGCTGGCCAAGGTGCTGCCGTTCAGCCTCTTGCCCAGCTCGTTCCAGGACGATGCCCCTGTCGCGCAGCCGGAGGACGGCGAGGACGCCGGCCCGGAGCGCGAGGCGGTGTGAGCGGGAGGGCCGGGCGCCTGGTCGCTGGCCCGTGTCGTCTCCGGGCGTGAGGGCGTGCCGTTGGCGAGGAGGGTCCCCACCTTGAGGGGACGGCTCCGGGCCCGGGTGCTTTCCGCCCTTGCTCCAGGGGAGGAGTGTCGATGCGCGTACACGAGCGTGACGTGGAGGTCGGGGTCGCCGGCCGCCTGCTCTCGGGTCGGCTGTGTGTCCCGGAGCGGGCGAGCGGGCTGGTGCTCCTCGTGGGCGACGAGGACGGGCCGCTCGGGGCCCCCGTGCTCGAGGTCCTTCATGCCGCGGGCCTGGTGACGCTGGAGCTGGAGTGGCGCACGGCGGACGAGTCGCTGTCCGAGGACTGGACGGCGCGCGACGGCGCGCACGCGGAGCTCATCGCGTACCGGCTGGAGGTGGCTCGCGACTGGCTCCAGCGCGACGACGCGCTGTCCTTGCTGCCGGTGGGATATCTCGGCGCGGGGCTGGGGTCGGCCGCGGTGCTCGTCGCGGCGGCGCACCGGCCGCAGGGCGTGCAGTCGGTGGTGACGTTGGGTGGGCGGCCGGACCTGGCGGGCGTGTTCCTGTCGGAGGTGCGAGTGCCCACGCTGCTCCTGGCCGCGGGGGACGACGCGGACCGGGTGCGCCTGGTGCGCGGCGTGCTGA
This window contains:
- a CDS encoding alpha/beta hydrolase; the encoded protein is MRVHERDVEVGVAGRLLSGRLCVPERASGLVLLVGDEDGPLGAPVLEVLHAAGLVTLELEWRTADESLSEDWTARDGAHAELIAYRLEVARDWLQRDDALSLLPVGYLGAGLGSAAVLVAAAHRPQGVQSVVTLGGRPDLAGVFLSEVRVPTLLLAAGDDADRVRLVRGVLTGLGDATRKALQLVEGASRGFPEGEPRVRAARLAAAWFLDCFRAVAGPGVVEWTGGDV
- a CDS encoding metal-dependent hydrolase, whose product is MRNELMAVAVGALVAFTGVARAQGAPAAPAAKKADAGKPAATQGKTEATWWGHAAFVVRTPGGAVIAIDPWLSNPKAPKDVPQPEALDAILVTHGHFDHVGETKELAQKTGAKVFGSFELVNLLGLPEAQGVGANPGGTFKVKDATIHLVEAVHSSSYQTDPKQAPQYAGAPMGYVVEIEKGPTLYHAGDTGAFDSMSLIATQFKPTVAMLPIGGHFTMGPAEAAQAARMLKVQTVVPMHYGTFPLLQGTPEELRGALKKVRGSAKVVDLVPGKATAL
- a CDS encoding TerB family tellurite resistance protein gives rise to the protein MLDFSKAGWLAPLLNEAVAAHMGAPAPEETALRLGTGRARARAYLRRTLRASGLLYGTPADPPSVVDAGLDLELQARAQEERLFHAVVRTLAVMALELARQVGAPESARVEQLLVLFAVLSGELELAESLAERLSAGKPVTKRQVGKVEAALRRREPTLAGDPVYGLVLHNGAQYADAQLFCRQAIDYFASGRLLREQARRRLHFAAKQKALLVDVLTGLACVDRQPGTPARRAILKQVEDLRLPAEIASELKAAVKQSFERRRSVRDVVRQVRSVDLRHFLLEQTLLAALVDGRRTRRERAFIDELADALHVPKEELRRLELEMAEFYARHRSVVDVFTVRDAASAMGDDMVAGMQEALEKNFYRLMQEVRETGDLAVLLTKLARRQTLTGDERRRMRAQLIDVAKAIPALAIFAAPGGFLLLAALAKVLPFSLLPSSFQDDAPVAQPEDGEDAGPEREAV